Genomic segment of Arthrobacter antioxidans:
CAGTGCATGTCGAGCGTGTTCCATACCTGCCGCTCATACGTACTCATCGATATTATGCCGTCGAAGAGCGGGTCAGTGTAATTGCTCATAAGGCTCCTTGTTTATTATGGGGACTGATTTCACGATGACGCTACGAGTCGTCCTACGTTAAGATTGCATCATGGGGTGCGCAACTAAGTTGCTGCTCTCGGATTTGCCTCTTCCACTTTTGACTTCCTGCTGCCGCAAGGTGGTAAGAAGGGCCATTTCATAGGCCAGAAGCAACTTCATCAATCCCGCCGCGCGTCCTTGGAACGTGCGCTATTACGTCACTTGTGCGACTGGGCGGGACCTTCGGAGGGAGACGGAACGTATGAACGATCACGGATGTGCCCTCAGGCAGAATGTCTGGTCGAAGTAGGTGGACGCCTAAGCTTCCGGCGGATCCGCTCAGTTCTCATTTTCAGAGGACGGCTCTCGTAGTTCTGTCGGCTGGGATTTACCTACGCCCGCGCTCAACAGGGGCGGTAGGTCTTCCCGCCGGGTGCGTAGCAGCGGGGCCCTGTGTAGCCGGGATAGGGATCTGCCGCCGCAGGGGGAGCCGGAGGGACGTACGGCGCTGCGGGTGGAATGTAGGGCTCGGGTGCGGGTGGAAGATTCCGAATCCGCTCCTGCTCGGCGATTGCTGCGGCTTCGGCGGCCAGTCGATCGGCTTCGGCGCGAGCGTCGGCTTCTGCCTGAACACGTTCTGCCTCGACGCGCGCGGCTTCCGCAGCCTCTGCCTGAATGCGCTCGGCCTCGATGCGGGCGGCTTCGACCGCCTTGGCTGCTTCTGCTTTGGCGGCTGCAGCTTGGGCTGCCTCTTCTGCTTTCTCGAGAGAGGTCGCTTTGATGTTGGCGCTGGCCAATGACCGTTCACCTCTGGTGATCCGTGTGTTGAGATCACGCACCAATTCGGCAGTGCGATCGGCTCCGATGGCGAGGACGCGGACCGTGTCCTTGCCCGCTTCGAGAGTTTCCCGGACGGCCTTTGCGGTCGTCAGGGCGGCAAGAATGCCGGCAGCGGTCGCGGCGGCTGCTGATGCTGTGTCGCCGACAGGAGCCTCGGTTGCCGCAGTGAGCGCCTCCACGGCATCGGCCACTTCTGCCGGGACGGTGCACTCTGCAGCGACGTCCATCAATCCGACCTTCTGAGCGGTCGCCTCGTTGTATGCGGCTTGCACCTCGTCGTAGTACTTCTTGTTCGGCTCGATGAGAACGGGAACGCCTAGGCCCACACGTGCGATTTCTGCGTTGACCAGGGTCTGGTCCTCGATGAACACGGCGGCCAGCACGCGGTCGTACCTATCTGTCCGCTCGACGTCGAAATCGAGGCCGACCTGCGTTCCAGGTGGCGTCAACGATTCGAGCTTCTCCGTAGCCTCCAGGCCGAGGCACTCGACGGGCTTGTCAGGATGTTTCGTCTCCGGTGTGTCAACGTTTAACAGGCGGACCGTCTGGTCGTCGCCGTCGAAGTTGATGACGAGGGTGTCGCCATCGATTACCCGCACCACGGTGCCGGGTTGGAAGTCGCCCGCAGGCTCGCCGGACGGGTCGGAGCTGTTACAGGCAGTCAGAGTCGAGGCGAGAACCGCGACGGTCAAGAGGGTCGCCGGTGCGAGCCGGCATAAGCGAGCATGGGTCATCGATCTTCTTCTGCAGATATGAGTACGGACGCTACGGCGGACTGGGAGGGCGTAATCGCCCATCTATGCCAGCGGCGGGAGTGTCACCGGACGCGGCCGCCCCGAAACAAGAAGCGGGCATCACGAATGACATTAAAGATTTAGCACGAATAGTCAGGTCGGCTTGTCCAGCCCCGCCGAACCTGACGAAAAGCTGAGCTTGCACGGCATCGCAGGCGGAATTCTGCCTGCATTCAGATCCGGTTCGGTGGTCAGCGGTTCGCGCGAGTACGCTGCCCAAAGACACCGCATCAACCCTGGGGACTTTTCATCAATTCATCATTCCGCACGCCTGCCCAAAACACGACGTCACCGACCAAGCCGAAGGTGCGGACCTCGACAGCAATCGTCGCCGGTCTCGCCCTGTTCCTGGTGGTCATCGGCCTCATAGCAGGCGGCATCAGCGGGGCACTCATCATGGCTGCCACGTTCGCGCTCTTCACCGGGCTCTACACACTCCTGACCAACCGGCCGTCCTGGGCTCGCCTCGGAGGCCGGAAGGCCGGTGCGATCACCGCGGGTGCCGCCGTCGTCGCCATGCTCGCCGGATGCGCCATCGCCCCGGCCTCGGACACGGCGCCCACAGCTGTTGCTGAGCAGGCGACCGCGTCGGCCGAGCCGACGACGACGCCGAGCACCAGCGCTCCGACCGCGTCGGCAACGCCGTCCGCAAAGCCGACGCCGTCGCCCACCCCGAGCCCGACGTCGAGCCCGGCGCCCTCGGACGTCGCTCCGCTCGATTCGGAGACCGTTGTTGACGCGGACGGCACGCCCCGTGCGCCGTCGGACCAGCCCGCCTTCAACACCACAGCACTCGCGGTGCTGGAGACGCTGCCCATCAAGGGCCGCGCGCCGAAGACCGGGTACGACCGCGAGGAGTTCGGGCAGGCGTGGGCCGACGTCGACCGCAACGGGTGCGACACCCGCAACGACATGCTGAACCGCGACCTGACGGAGATCGCCTACGCCAACTCCGTTCCCTGCAAGGTGCAGTCCGGCGTGCTGGACGACCCCTACACCGGCACCGTGATCCCGTTCCTGCGCGGCCAGGCAACGAGCAGCGACGTGCAGATCGACCACGTCGTCGCGCTCTCGGACGCATGGCAGAAGGGTGCCCAGCAGCTGAGTTTCGACCAGCGCGTTGCCTTCGCGAACGATCCGCTGAACCTGCAGTCCACGGACGGCCCCACGAACCAGCAGAAGAGCGACGGCGACGCCGCCACGTGGCTGCCGCCGAACAAGGGCTACCGCTGCGAGTACGTGGCCCGGCAGGTCTCGGTCAAGGCGACCTATACCCTGTGGGTCACGCAGGCCGAACACGACGTCATGGCGACGATCCTGTCCGACTGCAACGGCATCCTCGCACCGACCAACCAGATGGCGCCGTCGATCGCAGCGCCGGCGGAACCGGTCGAGACGCCGGCACCCGCGCCCGTCGTCGTGCCGGTCGTGCCGGCACCGGCTCCCGCTGCTCCCGCACCCGTGGCACCTGCACCGGTAGCCCCGGCACCTGCGCCGGTCGCGCCCGCTCCAGTGGCTCCGGCTCCCGCTGCTCCGTACTACCAGAACTGCTCGGAAGTCCGCGCCGCGGGCGCGGCCCCGATCGCGGCGGGTTCGCCCGGTTTCCAGGCGAAGTTCGACCGCGACAACGACGGGATCGGCTGCGACAGCTAGCTGAACCCACCACAACGAACGACGGCTGGGCAGTAACCCATTGGTTTCAAGGGTTACTGCCCCGTTTGTGTCTGGTGGCTGGGCACGTGGTGATCAAGCATGGCTGTGGGGTTACGGCTGACAGGAGGGCCAGCTTTGGGCGTGGCAGAGCCATGACCGTGAACCATTTCCGGGTCCACACTGTAGTCACAGTAAGTTCGGTGAGGGCAGGCGCGTGATGGTGCTCGAGTGTGTGGGGGTCGGAGCTGGACCTGTCGGACTCGCCGCACGTGCGGCGCTGTCGCGGCTCGACATCGACCACGTTGTTCTCGAGCGGGCCCGACCAGGTGAGACCTGGCGATATCATCACCCACTCTGTGCGAGCCTATTTGAGCTCGACGAACCTCTGGCGGCCGACAGCGACAGCTGTGATGATGCGCTTCGGAAAACAAGCCAGCTATTGTTCGCCGCAGACCACATTTGACGGCAGGACTTAGAGCAGCCAGTGCCAGCCCGAAATAATGTGGGCAGTTCCCAGCAATTCGAGGACGTCCACAGGGCCGCTGCTGCTAATTTCAGTTCATGGCTGAAATTCGTGAGATCGACGTCGACTACAACTTCTTCAATGACACGCCGGCGGGTAAGGACCCTGACAGTCACAGCCCCACGCTCCGGCGATACCACCAGCTCCTATGGACCAAGCCGCTCCCTGACGGGCGACCGTTCGAGCTTCACGCTGGGCTTGCTCGCTCGCCGTACCTCGTGTACGAAGCAGCGGGCACAAGGTTTGTTCTCGGAAGCGACACAATAGCGACGCGGCATCGAAGGAAACTGCACCACCTCTACACGCAGCTTTCCGACGAGGTTAATGACGCGTTCCTGCGACGCTCGTACACGATTTGCGGCTTTATGATTTTTCCGGTTTCGCGGGGCAGTATCAACCAGAGGCGCGGAACTCACCCACGGATCCAAGATCGATGGGATTTGACCCTTGAAGCAATCCGGCGCTTCTATGAGGGCGGCACAAGCCCCTTGGCCGCGACGCTGGATCGCTACGCCGCGTTCTTCACGCTCTTCGGCTCCTTCGACGGATACATCAAACATTTCCATCTCGGCGACTTCCTCGATAATGAAGGTGCGGTGCGCTTCCTGCTCCCCTTCGACAACTTCAAGTCGGCGGTGCTGCCGTCCGATCTGCCCACTTATGCGCAATACCGCCAAGACAGTCTGGAACTGTTCGAGGCACGCCGCCTCCGCATTCTGGACGAGATCAACCGCTCGTCACTCGGCTGAACACCGGCTCCGGTAGGCGAGGCATGGTGGTTTCAGCCGGTCAATGCAAGTGTCCTGCTTGCTACCGACCCAGCGGTTGGGTCTCCAGGGGCGGCCATGACCGACGACGGCGGGGCAGCCACTTATAGTGACTGCCCCGCCGTCGTCGTTCGGGGACGTGCTACATGCTCCACAGCTCCGCGTGGATGTCCGTCTCGTCCGACCAGCGCCGGTGCAGGGCGAAGAGCTCGTCCACGATGTCCTGCGGCAGTGGCGTGATGTCCTGGCTGTAGGCGAGCAGCTCGCGCAGGTTCTCCTCGCGGCTCGCCGAACCGACGGTGGAGACCACCTGCGGGGTGCTGTGCGCGAAGCGGATGCAGAACTCGGCCCAGCTCTCGATGCCGGAGCGCTCGAAGATGGGCGCCACCTCGATGGCCCGCTCCTGCAGGTACGGCTTCCACGCGGCGCCCGGGACGTCGCGCAGCTCATGGACGGGAGCGCCGGCCACGGTGCGCATCGAGATGATGGCCTTGTCCTGCGCCAGCAGTTCGTCCCACAGCTCATTCGCCGCGAAGCGCTGCAACGGGTTGAGGTAGAAGATGTAGCCGTCGATCAGACCGTCCAGATGCCCGGCCCGCAGCGCCTTGAGCGGGGCCTCCGAGGTCCACGGGAAGATCTCGAGGACGAAGCGCCCCACGAGGCCCTCGTCCTTGATGCGCTGGAGGTCGGAGAGTGTGGGGCCGCCCGACGGCATGTCGTCCGCGAACGCACCCACACCGGTGAGCTGCCCGATGTCGATGGAGCTGATGCCCAGGGGCTCGATGTTCTCGGCGATGGTGGCGCGGACATCGTCGGCCGTCCCGCCGCCCAGTTTCACGATGACCGGCGGAACCTTGCTGCGGTCCTCTTCGAAGGCGGCACCGAGGACCTCGAGCGCGTGGTCGTACTGGCGGGACGTGTGGAGCCAGAGGCCGGCGTCGATCGCCGTGCGGGCCATGTGCGCCTGCTGCTCGTGGGGGACGTCGTCGTGCCCGAGCCGCGTGGTGCCGTAGATGAACGGGGGAAGGTCTGCCAGAGGTTTCATTGCCTCAGGCTACCGGCGGGAGGCGCCCGCTGACGGAACCCTGCCGGGACGGTGAGGCAAGGTGCGGCAGAATGGAAGCCATGGACCGGGCCGCAGAGATCTCCGCTTTCCTGCGCTCGCGACGCGCACGGCTCTCACCCACCGACCTCGGTGCTCCGTTCGACGGCCGTGTGCGCCGGGTTCCCGGGCTCCGTCGCGAGGAAGTGGCCCGCCTCGCCGGGATGAGCGCCGACTACTACATGCGGATCGAGCAGGGCCGCGGGGGTGCGGTGTCCCTCGAGATCATCGACGCCATCGCCCAGGCCCTCCGCCTCGACACCGTGGAGCGGAACCACCTCCTCAACCTCTGCGGCACCCCCACCCCGCACCACACACCCACGTACGAGCCGCAGCGGGTGCGGCCCGGGCTGTACGACCTGCTGTCCGTCATGGAGTCCGTCCCCGCGATCATCCTCGGCCGCCGCACGGACGTGCTCGCCAGCAACCGCCTGGCGCGGGCGCTGATGACCGACTTCGAGGCCCTCCCGGCCACCCGCCGTAACTACGCCCGCTTCATCCTGCTGGACCCGAAGGCGCGGGAGCTCTACGAGGACTGGGAACAGGTCAGCGAGCAGACCACCGCGATGCTCCACCTCGATGTCGGACGCTTTCCGGACGATCGCCAGCTCGCCGACCTCATCGCCGACCTTCGCGAGGGCTGCCCCGAATTCCCGCGCTTCTGGGACGACCAGAACGTCCACGAGAAGGACCAGGGCGAGATCCGCTTCCACCACCCGGTGGTCGGCGACTTCACGCTGCACTACCAGACCCTGCTCGTCCCCGGCGAGGCGGACCAGAGCGTCTGCACCTACTACGGGGCACCGGGTTCCGGCAGCGAAGCGGCGCTCGCGCGCCTGGCCCGGGCGACGACGTCGGCCCCGGCTCCCGCCTGATCGCATAGCAGGCTAGCCCCACGCAAACTAGGTCTGACGGGGAAGGTTTAGCGATGTGCGCGCATCGTCAGGGGTGATGGACTGAAGTCCGGACGAACCCCCAACGGCAGGAGCCCCACCGATGACCCAAGCACCCGAGGACCACTCGGTGCCCGCCGGCCTGCGCCTGCTCCACGAGGAACTCGTGGGTGCGGCGGACGGCCTGCAGGACGAGCAGCTCTCGGCGCTCGTCATCGAGATCCAGCAGGCGCGGCGCGTGTTCGTCACCGGGGGAGGGCGCAGCGGGCTCGCCCTGCGCATGCACGCCATGCGCCTCATGCACCTCGGCCTGACCGTCCACGTGGTGGGCGAGACCACGACGCCGGCCATCGGCGACGGCGACCTCCTCCTCGTCGCGTCGGGCTCCGGCACGACGGCGGGCGCAGTAGCCGTGGCCGAGACGGCGGGCAGCGTCGGCGCTCGTGTCGCGGCCGTGACCACCGACGGCGAGTCGAAGCTCGCGGACCTCGCGGACAGCGTGGTGGTCATCCCTGCCGCACAGAAGACGGACCACGGCGGCACGGCGTCGCGCCAGTACTCCGGCAGCCTGTTCGAGCAGGCCCTGCTCCTGGTGCTCGACGCCACCTTCCACACCCTCTGGCAGGCCGACGGCACCCCCGCCGAAGACCTCTGGCCCCGGCACGCGAACCTCGAATAGCGCGCGCCACCCTCATTCTTCATCCCAGCTAGCAAAGGACCTCTCATGAAACTGCAACTCGCCATGGACGTACTGACCGTCGAAGACGCCCTCGAGCTCTCCGGGAAGGTCGCCGAGTACGTCGACATCCTCGAGCTCGGCACCCCGCTCGTCAAGAACGAGGGCATGACCGCCGTCACCGCCATCAAGGAAGCCCACCCGGACAAGATCGTCTTCGCGGACCTCAAGACCATGGACGCCGGCGAGCTCGAAGCGGACGTCGCCTTCAAGGCTGGCGCCGACCTCGTGACCGTGCTCGGCGTCGCCGACGATTCCACCATCGCCGGAGCCATCAAGGCCGGCAAGGCCCACGGCAAGGGCGTCGTCGTGGACCTCATCGGCGTCGACGACAAGGCGACCCGCGCCAAGGAGGTCACCGACCTCGGCGCCGAGTACGTCGAGTTCCACGCGGGCCTCGACGAGCAGGCCCAGGAGGGCTATGACCTGAACACCCTGCTCACCGCGGGCACGAAGTCCGGCGTCGCCTTCTCGGTGGCCGGTGGCGTGAAGCTCGCCACCCTCAAGGACGTCCAGGCCTCGGGTGCCGACGTCGCCGTCGTCGGCGGTGGCATCTACAGCGCCGACGATCCCGCCCAGGCTGCGAAGGACCTGCGCGACGCCATCGGCTGATCGCCTCGTTCAAAGCCGGACGACGATCGGTAGGACGAAAGACCGGCCCTTCGGGACCGGTCTTTCGTTGTGTGCAGGGCGAGTCGATGAGAACCGGGCAGGAGAATCCCGAGGGACGAGATGGCGTAGAGATCCGCTTCTTCCCCTCGCCTTATCGGTTTGTTCGTCGGGACTCGAGCAGGTGTGCTCGCGTTGTGTCCGTCACACCTGATGTACTCGGGACAAGCCCTACCCGCTTCCCGGAAGGACACCATGACCATCGACACCGCCGTCCTCGGCCTCTCCGACGCCCACACCACTGCCATGCATGAGCTGTACCGGCACCTCCACGCCCACCCCGAGCTGTCCATGCAGGAGACGCACACGGCCGCGTTCATCCTCGAGAAGCTGAACCACCTCGGGCTCGAGGCGTTCATGTGCGGCGGGACCGGCGTCGTCGGGGTGCTGCGCAACGGCGACGGACCCGTGGTCGGCTACCGTGCCGACACCGACGGTCTGCCCATCGCCGAGGACACCGGCCTGGACTACGCGAGCACGACGTCGGGCCACCTCGCCGACGGCACCGAGGTCCCCGTGATGCACGGCTGCGGCCACGACACCCACGTGACCGTGGGCCTCACTGTTGCACAGCTGCTCACGGAGCACCGAGACGCCTGGTCCGGCACGGTGGTCTTCGTCTTCCAGCCCGGTGAGGAGACCGGCGAGGGCGCCGAAGCCATGGTGGAGGACGGTCTGTGGGACAAGGCGCCCATGCCGTCGATCATCTACGGGCAGCACGTGTGGCCGGGCCTCGCCGGCACCGTGAACATCAGCAAAGGCACGGCCATGGCAATGGCCGACTCCTGGAAGGTCACCGTCCACGGCCAGCAGGCGCACGGCTCGCAGCCGGACCAGTCGATCGACCCGATCGTGCTCGGCGCGCACATGGTGGTCCGGATCCAGACGATCGTGGCCCGCGAGGTGCACCCGATGAAGTCGGCGGTCGTCACCATCGGTACGTTCCACGGGGGACTGAAGGAGAACATCATCCCGGCGTCGGCCGAGTTCACCGTCAACGTGCGCACGTTCGACGTCGACGTGCGGGAGCGCGTGCTCGGCTCGCTGCGGCGCATCATCAGCGCCGAGGCTGCCGCGTCGGGGGCGCCGGAGCCCGTGATCGACGAGATCAGCAGCTTCCCGCAGTGCTACAACGACCCCTCCTCCACGGAGGACGTCATGGCCGCGCTGGGCGAGGTGCTCGGCGAGGACGCCGTCATCGAGTCCCCGCCCGTGATGGGCAGCGAGGACTTCGGACTTCTCGCCGAGGCCATCGGCGTGCCGAGCGTCTACTGGTTCTTCGGTGGGCACCCGCAGGGCCTGCTCGACGG
This window contains:
- a CDS encoding thermonuclease family protein, which produces MTHARLCRLAPATLLTVAVLASTLTACNSSDPSGEPAGDFQPGTVVRVIDGDTLVINFDGDDQTVRLLNVDTPETKHPDKPVECLGLEATEKLESLTPPGTQVGLDFDVERTDRYDRVLAAVFIEDQTLVNAEIARVGLGVPVLIEPNKKYYDEVQAAYNEATAQKVGLMDVAAECTVPAEVADAVEALTAATEAPVGDTASAAAATAAGILAALTTAKAVRETLEAGKDTVRVLAIGADRTAELVRDLNTRITRGERSLASANIKATSLEKAEEAAQAAAAKAEAAKAVEAARIEAERIQAEAAEAARVEAERVQAEADARAEADRLAAEAAAIAEQERIRNLPPAPEPYIPPAAPYVPPAPPAAADPYPGYTGPRCYAPGGKTYRPC
- a CDS encoding GmrSD restriction endonuclease domain-containing protein — protein: MRTSTAIVAGLALFLVVIGLIAGGISGALIMAATFALFTGLYTLLTNRPSWARLGGRKAGAITAGAAVVAMLAGCAIAPASDTAPTAVAEQATASAEPTTTPSTSAPTASATPSAKPTPSPTPSPTSSPAPSDVAPLDSETVVDADGTPRAPSDQPAFNTTALAVLETLPIKGRAPKTGYDREEFGQAWADVDRNGCDTRNDMLNRDLTEIAYANSVPCKVQSGVLDDPYTGTVIPFLRGQATSSDVQIDHVVALSDAWQKGAQQLSFDQRVAFANDPLNLQSTDGPTNQQKSDGDAATWLPPNKGYRCEYVARQVSVKATYTLWVTQAEHDVMATILSDCNGILAPTNQMAPSIAAPAEPVETPAPAPVVVPVVPAPAPAAPAPVAPAPVAPAPAPVAPAPVAPAPAAPYYQNCSEVRAAGAAPIAAGSPGFQAKFDRDNDGIGCDS
- a CDS encoding DUF6994 family protein; protein product: MAEIREIDVDYNFFNDTPAGKDPDSHSPTLRRYHQLLWTKPLPDGRPFELHAGLARSPYLVYEAAGTRFVLGSDTIATRHRRKLHHLYTQLSDEVNDAFLRRSYTICGFMIFPVSRGSINQRRGTHPRIQDRWDLTLEAIRRFYEGGTSPLAATLDRYAAFFTLFGSFDGYIKHFHLGDFLDNEGAVRFLLPFDNFKSAVLPSDLPTYAQYRQDSLELFEARRLRILDEINRSSLG
- a CDS encoding aldo/keto reductase — translated: MKPLADLPPFIYGTTRLGHDDVPHEQQAHMARTAIDAGLWLHTSRQYDHALEVLGAAFEEDRSKVPPVIVKLGGGTADDVRATIAENIEPLGISSIDIGQLTGVGAFADDMPSGGPTLSDLQRIKDEGLVGRFVLEIFPWTSEAPLKALRAGHLDGLIDGYIFYLNPLQRFAANELWDELLAQDKAIISMRTVAGAPVHELRDVPGAAWKPYLQERAIEVAPIFERSGIESWAEFCIRFAHSTPQVVSTVGSASREENLRELLAYSQDITPLPQDIVDELFALHRRWSDETDIHAELWSM
- a CDS encoding helix-turn-helix transcriptional regulator; its protein translation is MDRAAEISAFLRSRRARLSPTDLGAPFDGRVRRVPGLRREEVARLAGMSADYYMRIEQGRGGAVSLEIIDAIAQALRLDTVERNHLLNLCGTPTPHHTPTYEPQRVRPGLYDLLSVMESVPAIILGRRTDVLASNRLARALMTDFEALPATRRNYARFILLDPKARELYEDWEQVSEQTTAMLHLDVGRFPDDRQLADLIADLREGCPEFPRFWDDQNVHEKDQGEIRFHHPVVGDFTLHYQTLLVPGEADQSVCTYYGAPGSGSEAALARLARATTSAPAPA
- the hxlB gene encoding 6-phospho-3-hexuloisomerase, whose protein sequence is MTQAPEDHSVPAGLRLLHEELVGAADGLQDEQLSALVIEIQQARRVFVTGGGRSGLALRMHAMRLMHLGLTVHVVGETTTPAIGDGDLLLVASGSGTTAGAVAVAETAGSVGARVAAVTTDGESKLADLADSVVVIPAAQKTDHGGTASRQYSGSLFEQALLLVLDATFHTLWQADGTPAEDLWPRHANLE
- the hxlA gene encoding 3-hexulose-6-phosphate synthase, with translation MKLQLAMDVLTVEDALELSGKVAEYVDILELGTPLVKNEGMTAVTAIKEAHPDKIVFADLKTMDAGELEADVAFKAGADLVTVLGVADDSTIAGAIKAGKAHGKGVVVDLIGVDDKATRAKEVTDLGAEYVEFHAGLDEQAQEGYDLNTLLTAGTKSGVAFSVAGGVKLATLKDVQASGADVAVVGGGIYSADDPAQAAKDLRDAIG
- a CDS encoding amidohydrolase; protein product: MTIDTAVLGLSDAHTTAMHELYRHLHAHPELSMQETHTAAFILEKLNHLGLEAFMCGGTGVVGVLRNGDGPVVGYRADTDGLPIAEDTGLDYASTTSGHLADGTEVPVMHGCGHDTHVTVGLTVAQLLTEHRDAWSGTVVFVFQPGEETGEGAEAMVEDGLWDKAPMPSIIYGQHVWPGLAGTVNISKGTAMAMADSWKVTVHGQQAHGSQPDQSIDPIVLGAHMVVRIQTIVAREVHPMKSAVVTIGTFHGGLKENIIPASAEFTVNVRTFDVDVRERVLGSLRRIISAEAAASGAPEPVIDEISSFPQCYNDPSSTEDVMAALGEVLGEDAVIESPPVMGSEDFGLLAEAIGVPSVYWFFGGHPQGLLDGDDPVPGNHSPFFAPAIEPTLTTGVLAAMTALLSKVGTTA